One stretch of Cryptococcus neoformans var. neoformans B-3501A chromosome 5, whole genome shotgun sequence DNA includes these proteins:
- a CDS encoding hypothetical protein (Match to ESTs gb|CF185497.1|CF185497, gb|CF187279.1|CF187279, gb|CF194886.1|CF194886; HMMPfam hit to Ras, Ras family, score: 341.5, E(): 1.2e-99), which translates to MTDGSNYDYLFKVVLIGDSGVGKSNLLSRFTRNEFNLESKSTIGVEFATRSINVDGKTVKAQIWDTAGQERYRAITSAYYRGAVGALLVYDIAKHQTYENVTRWLKELRDHADANIVIMLVGNKSDLKHLRAVSTDEAKQFATENGLSFIETSALDASNVESAFQNILTDIYRIVSSKSLESSGDVIKPSGGETILVAPTADDGGAKSGSKCC; encoded by the exons ATGACAGACGGCTCAAACTATGACTATCTCTTCAAG GTCGTCCTTATCGGTGACTCTGGCGTCGGTAAATC TAACT TGCTTTCTCGATTCACCCGAAACGAGTTCAACCTTGAATCAAAATCCACTATCGGTGTCGAATTCGCCACAAGAAGTATCAACGTGGATGGAAAGACTGTGAAGGCGCAAATTTGGGATACTG CTGGACAAGAACGATACCGAGCCATCACCTCCGCCTACTACCGAGGTGCTGTCGGCGCACTTTTGGTATACGACATTGCCAAGCACCAAACCTACGAGAACGTGACGCGATGGCTCAAGGAACTGAGAGATCATGCGGACGCCAATATTGTTATTATGCTTGTTGGAAACAAGAGTGACTTGAAGCATTTGAGGGCGGTGTCTACAGATGAGGCGAAGCAGTTTGCGA CCGAAAACGGACTCTCATTCATCGAGACTTCTGCTTTGGACGCGTCAAATGTAGAATCCGCTTTCCAAAACATCCTTACCG ATATCTACCGAATTGTTTCTTCTAAATCTCTTGAATCATCTGGCGATGTCATCAAACCCTCTGGCGGCGAAACCATCCTTGTTGCCCCCACAGCCGACGATGGCGGTGCCAAGTCCGGCAGCAAGTGCTGTTAG
- a CDS encoding hypothetical protein (HMMPfam hit to Aminotran_3, Aminotransferase class-III, score: 356.5, E(): 3.5e-104), which produces MLTRSARALPFSRPLLRRALGARGFSTSDLIPDEPTGPKIVTDNVPGPKGIAASKEIDTFQDPRTHVVVPNYELSKGNYLVDADGNILLDVFAQISSIALGYNVPALLELGKTDQFVKAALNRPAIGSFPPVQWAEWIKTGLLTVAPKGLDQLVTTLCGSSANETAFKCAFMAYRQRERGAIDAPFSKEEMESCMLNHSPGSPELSVLSFKSGFHGRLFGSLSATRSKAIHKIDIPAFDWPSAPFPSLKYPLEEHIAENEAEEKRCLEEYERILIDSKSTSPVAAVIIEPILSEGGDKHASPEFFRSLRLIARKHGAFFIVDEVQTGVGATGTFWAHEKWGLKEGEEPDFVTFSKKMQAAGVFHKKETRPNAPYRNYNTWMGDPIRALQARKMIQLIAENNLVSHTAATGGLLASSLSSVFASPAAAGKVFNFRGQGEGTYLAWDMASPQMRDAFLGKMRKVGVQIGGCGDATVRLRPMLTFGKKHVEVLSGAVEDVLQSL; this is translated from the exons ATGTTGACACGCAGTGCTCGCgctctccctttctccaGGCCCCTCCTGAGGCGAGCTCTCGGTGCACGAGGCTTTTCCACTTCTGACCTTATTCCCGATGAGCCCACTGGGCCCAAAATTGTAACAGATAATGTGCCCGGACCAAAGGGTATAGCCGCT TCGAAGGAAATCGATACCTTCCAGGACCCGCGGACGCATGTTGTAGTGCCAAACTATGAACTCTCCAAAG GCAATTACCTTGTTGACGCGGACGGTAACATTCTACTCGATGTGTTTGCGCAGATTTCATCCATTGCTTTGGGTTACAACGTACCTGCCTTGTTGGAACTCGGTAAAACT GACCAATTCGTAAAGGCGGCGCTCAACCGACCTGCTATCGGCTCATTCCCACCTGTCCAGTGGGCTGAGTGGATCAAGACCGGTCTTTTGACGGTAGCTCCCAAGGGCTTGGACCAATTGGTTACTACTTTATGTGGCAGCAGTGCAAACG AAACTGCTTTCAAATGTGCATTCATGGCCTACAGgcagagggagagaggtgCTATCGATGCTCCTTTCAGCAAAGAGGAAATGG AGTCTTGCATGCTCAACCATTCTCCGGGAAGCCCCGAGCTTTCggttctttccttcaagTCTGGATTCCATGGACGCCTCTTTGGTAGCTTGAGTGCTACCAGGAGTAAGGCAATCCACAAG ATTGACATCCCTGCTTTTGACTGGCCCAGTGcacctttcccttctttgaAGTATCCTCTTGAAGAGCACATCGCAGAGAATGAAgcggaggagaagaggtgtTTGGAAGAGTACGAGAGGATTTTGATTGACAG TAAATCCACATCTCCTGTCGCCGCTGTAATCATAGAGCCCATCCTTTCCGAAGGTGGAGATAAGCACGCATCTCCTGAATTCTTCCGCTCTCTTCGCCTTATTGCGAGGAAGCACGGCGCATTTTTCATTGTAGACGAAGTGCAAACCGGTGTTGGTGCCACAGGTACCTTCTGGGCACATGAGAAATGGGGCTTGAAAGAGGGGGAGGAACCTGACTTTGTCACCTTTTCCAAGAAGATGCAGGCTGCGGGTGTTTTCCACAAGAAGGAGACCAGACCGAATGCGCCCTACAGGAACTACAACACTTGGATG GGTGACCCCATCCGAGCACTCCAGGCTCGCAAGATGATTCAGTTAATTGCGGAGAACAACCTCGTTTCTCATACTGCGGCTACTGGCGGCCTCCTCGCCTCTTCATTATCAAGTGTATTCGCATCTccagctgctgctggcaaAGTATTCAACTTCCGAGGGCAAGGTGAAGGCACGTATCTTGCATGGGACATGGCATCTCCTCAGATGCGGGATGCATTCCTGGGGAAGATGCGGAAGGTTGGTGTGCAGATTGGAGGGTGCGGCGACGCGACTGTGCGACTGAGGCCGATGCTGACgtttgggaagaagcaTGTGGAGGTGCTGAGTGGagcggtggaggatgtgcTGCAGTCTTTGTAG
- a CDS encoding hypothetical protein (HMMPfam hit to SAP, SAP domain, score: 37.3, E(): 4.3e-08) produces the protein MPGDSSWALPIFARPFRPHPLDTWATEEEATQTSSPIAPSHLERKVDEEPEDDDDDCESENREELQEAKADDGPESVEWKSKWIPKVSKKSTVDQLREALEQMGLNTKGKKETLIRRAQNAIHAANLSVALESQASTPSGDGDNPWDCGDFPPDSVLAAHFAAKEKRRQEREEMKILGQRYRSFLCFDVEATCRGGKEFDYPNEIIASPEFPVVLVRWGEPNEEGKRVLEKIDSFRSYVRPTWRPILTDFCKSLTGIQQETVDKSPIFPEVLKQLEGWLDKWDLRGDKGLKDALWVTDGPWDLRDFVPKQLHITPPNPFPNYFHGPYLNIKHAVQSVMSEINRRRVYAAAHPDNAANERATQPITTSRRAGKWRPGQGAEPLGGVSRRGPREATPPPAQGVTSPATVMVDRAPLPTPPRTSVRKEGDYYLNIAGMCEALGLGEFEGRQHSGLDDATNISRILIALSRWNVIFEPNGVIQPMGSGKRYPWMGESGKVVWEEWMSSQRPQDDPAKREAEEKKKQKDSKAQNALTEEFEPSVPAEEDPAIRHPEDGTAEPWEEGCGEYYEGFQEEESTTIDEGPQNSLVFVPRILQRKHRVLMRNNAQNQQVSIP, from the exons ATGCCCGGAGACAGCTCGTGGGCCTTGCCCATTTTTGCAAGGCCCTTCAGACCTCATCCATTGGACACTTGGgcaacagaagaagaagccacTCAAACATCCTCACCAATCGCCCCATCCCACTTAGAGCGCaaagtggatgaagagcctgaagatgatgatgatgactgCGAGTCCGAGAATCGTGAAGAGCTTCAAGAGGCCAAAGCGGACGACGGTCCGGAAAGTGTTGAATGGAAGAGCAAGTGGATTCCCAAGGTCAGCAAGAAGAGCACAGTAGATCAATTGAGGGAAGCATTGGAACAAATGGGACTGAATAcaaaggggaaaaaagagaCGCTGATTAG GCGAGCTCAAAATGCCATACACGCTGCCAATTTGAGTGTTGCTCTTGAAAGCCAAGCGTCCACTCCATCCGGAGACGGAGATAACCCTTGGGACTGCGGGGATTTCCCCCCAGACAGCGTACTCGCAGCCCATTTCGCggccaaggagaagagacggcaggaaagggaggaaatgaagatACTTGGCCAGAGATATAGGAGTTTTTTGTGCTTTGATGTCGAGGCAACTTGTaggggagggaaggagtTTGACTATCCCAACGAAATCATTGCAAGTCCT GAATTTCCTGTAGTTCTGGTCCGGTGGGGAGAGCCCAACGAGGAGGGTAAAAGGGTATTAGAGAAGATTGATTCATTCAGATCATATGTTCGACCTACATGGCGACCTATCCTTACCGATTTCTGCAAGAGCCTTACTGGCATCCAACAA GAAACCGTAGACAAATCCCCCATTTTTCCTGAAGTCCTAAAGCAACTGGAGGGATGGCTTGATAAATGGGATCTGAGAGGAGACAAGGGGCTCAAAGACGCTCTATGGGTTACTGATGGC CCTTGGGATCTACG AGATTTT GTTCCTAAACAACTTCACATAACTCCGCCCAACCCATTCCCCAATTACTTCCATGGTCCCTACCTTAATATCAAGCACGCCGTCCAGTCTGTAATGTCCGAGATCAATAGACGGAGAGTCTACGCCGCTGCCCACCCTGATAATGCTGCCAATGAACGAGCCACCCAGCCCATTACGACAAGTAGACGAGCAGGAAAATGGAGGCCCGGCCAAGGAGCAGAGCCGTTAGGAGGGGTAAGTCGTCGGGGTCCGAGGGAAGCGACACCGCCTCCGGCGCAAGGAGTTACATCGCCAGCGACAGTGATGGTTGACAGGgcgcctcttccaaccccGCCGAGGACCTCAGtcaggaaggaaggcgaTTATTACCTTAACATTGCTGGGATGTGTGAAGCACTAGGTTTGGGAGAATTTGAAGGACGGCAACACTCTGGATTAGAT GATGCTACAAACATTTCCCGTATCCTCATAGCGCTATCAAGATGGAACGTAATCTTTGAACCCAACGGAGTCATTCAGCCAATGGGTTCGGGAAAGAGATACCCCTGGATGGGAGAGAGTGGAAAGGTTGTATGGGAGGAATGGATGTCATCGCAACGGCCACAGGATGATCCTGCCAAGAgagaggcggaagaaaagaaaaagcaaaaggaCTCCAAGGCGCAGAATGCCCTTACAGAAGAATTCGAGCCATCAGTCccagcagaagaagacccGGCAATTAGACACCCTGAGGATGGAACTGCAGAACCCTGGGAAGAGGGATGCGGTGAGTACTATGAGGGATtccaggaagaggaatcAACGACAATTGACGAAGGGCCACAAAACTCGTTGGTCTTCGTACCCAGGATATTGCAAAGAAAACACCGTGTCTTGATGAGAAATAATGCCCAAAACCAGCAAGTCTCTATACCATAG